A DNA window from Candidatus Methylomirabilota bacterium contains the following coding sequences:
- a CDS encoding TRAP transporter substrate-binding protein, translated as MSDTVGLPTDGTRPEVSRRTFLKKAAVATTAAGVATLGFPMVARARPVVLKMQGAWGAKDIFNEYAVDYVKRVNAMSGGSLKIDYLVSGAVVKAFRVQDAVHKGVLDGGHQVSVYWYGKSKVASLFGTGPVFGQDAHLGLAWIHYGGGQQLYDELIERLGINTVGFFCMPMPTQPLGWFGAPIKDARDLKGLKYRTVGLAANLFQEMGVKVTQLPGGEIVPALERGVIEAFEFNNPTSDKSFGAHDVSKHYMLGSYHQAAEFFEIIFNKDTFKKLSKEHQAILKYAAEAASSDNFWKGIDRYSADLLWLKNRAGVNIYRTPASVMAAQLKAWDIILEQLEKEDPFFKKVVASQKAFAKRTAYYYLLNQCDYKLAYDHYFPGQLGF; from the coding sequence ATGAGCGATACCGTAGGACTCCCCACAGATGGCACCCGCCCAGAGGTATCACGGCGCACCTTTCTGAAGAAAGCGGCCGTGGCCACCACTGCGGCCGGCGTGGCAACATTGGGTTTCCCGATGGTGGCGCGGGCCAGGCCGGTCGTGTTGAAGATGCAGGGCGCCTGGGGTGCGAAGGACATCTTCAACGAGTACGCCGTAGACTACGTCAAGCGCGTTAACGCAATGTCGGGCGGCAGCCTCAAGATCGACTATTTGGTCTCCGGCGCAGTGGTCAAGGCGTTTCGCGTCCAGGACGCCGTCCACAAAGGGGTGCTCGACGGCGGGCACCAGGTGAGCGTGTATTGGTACGGCAAGAGCAAGGTGGCCTCGCTCTTCGGCACGGGCCCCGTCTTTGGCCAGGATGCGCACCTCGGACTCGCCTGGATTCACTACGGCGGCGGCCAGCAACTCTATGACGAACTGATCGAGCGACTGGGAATCAATACCGTCGGGTTCTTCTGCATGCCGATGCCGACCCAGCCACTCGGCTGGTTCGGAGCGCCGATTAAGGATGCCAGGGATTTGAAGGGCCTCAAGTACCGCACCGTGGGTCTGGCGGCCAATCTGTTTCAGGAGATGGGCGTCAAGGTGACCCAGCTTCCCGGCGGCGAGATCGTCCCGGCGCTGGAGCGGGGCGTGATCGAGGCCTTCGAATTCAACAATCCGACCTCGGATAAGAGCTTCGGCGCCCATGACGTCAGCAAACACTACATGTTGGGGAGTTACCACCAGGCTGCAGAGTTCTTCGAGATCATCTTCAACAAGGACACGTTCAAGAAGCTCTCAAAGGAACACCAGGCGATCCTGAAATATGCGGCCGAGGCGGCGAGCTCGGATAACTTCTGGAAGGGGATTGACCGCTACTCAGCGGATCTCTTGTGGCTGAAGAATAGGGCAGGTGTCAACATCTACCGGACGCCGGCGTCGGTCATGGCCGCCCAGCTCAAGGCGTGGGACATCATCCTCGAGCAGCTGGAAAAGGAGGATCCCTTTTTCAAGAAGGTGGTGGCGTCCCAAAAGGCCTTCGCGAAGCGGACCGCCTACTACTACCTCCTGAACCAGTGCGACTACAAGCTGGCCTATGACCATTACTTCCCCGGCCAGCTTGGATTCTAA
- a CDS encoding TRAP transporter small permease subunit → MDRVVFFINKLSMWIGHAFAWCILVLTFAISYEVFVRYALRDPTAWAFDVSYIMYGALFMMAGAYTLSRDGHVRGDVFYRLWPPRVQAGVELVLYFLFFFPGMLALVYAGYDYAAESVGWREASINSPAGVKIYPLKIILPVSAFFLLLQGIAESIRCIQCLRTGEWPKRLHDVEEMETLIRERKREEDTRMAAQQGGTAEGEAT, encoded by the coding sequence ATGGACCGGGTGGTGTTCTTTATCAATAAATTAAGTATGTGGATAGGGCATGCCTTCGCCTGGTGCATCCTGGTCCTGACCTTTGCGATAAGCTACGAAGTGTTCGTTCGCTACGCGCTTAGGGATCCCACCGCCTGGGCGTTCGACGTTAGCTACATCATGTACGGGGCGCTCTTCATGATGGCCGGGGCGTACACGCTTTCGCGGGATGGCCATGTGCGCGGGGACGTCTTCTATCGGCTCTGGCCTCCCCGCGTCCAGGCGGGGGTCGAGCTTGTCCTATATTTCCTGTTCTTCTTCCCCGGCATGCTGGCGCTGGTCTACGCCGGGTACGATTACGCGGCCGAGTCCGTCGGGTGGAGGGAAGCCAGTATCAATAGCCCCGCGGGGGTCAAGATATATCCCTTGAAAATCATCCTTCCCGTCTCTGCGTTCTTCTTGCTTCTTCAGGGGATCGCGGAGTCTATTCGGTGCATCCAGTGCCTGAGGACCGGCGAGTGGCCAAAGCGACTGCACGATGTGGAGGAAATGGAAACGCTCATCCGGGAGAGAAAGCGGGAAGAAGACACGAGGATGGCGGCTCAGCAGGGC